In Luteipulveratus mongoliensis, the DNA window CTAAAAACACAGGTCCGTGCGAAGAAGCAATTCGATGTATACGGACTGACGCCTGCCCGGTGCTGGAACGTTAAGGGGACCGGTTAGCCTCACGGCGAAGCTGAGAACTTAAGCGCCAGTAAACGGCGGTGGTAACTATAACCATCCTAAGGTAGCGAAATTCCTTGTCGGGTAAGTTCCGACCTGCACGAATGGCGTAACGACTTCTCCACTGTCTCAACCACGAACTCGGCGAAATTGCACTACGAGTAAAGATGCTCGTTACGCGCAGCAGGACGGAAAGACCCCGGGACCTTTACTACAGCTTGGTATTGGTGTTCGGTACGGCTTGTGTAGGATAGGTGGGAGACTTTGAAGCATTAGCGCCAGCTAGTGTGGAGTCAACGTTGAAATACCACTCTGGTCGTTCTGGGCTCCTAACTTCGGACCATGATCTGGTTCAGGGACAGTGCCTGGTGGGTAGTTTAACTGGGGCGGTTGCCTCCTAAAAGGTAACGGAGGCGCCCAAAGGTTCCCTCAGCCTGGTTGGCAATCAGGTTTCGAGTGTAAGTGCACAAGGGAGCTTGACTGCGAGACAGACATGTCGAGCAGGGACGAAAGTCGGGACTAGTGACCCGACGGTGGCTTGTGGAAGCGCCGTCGCTCAACGGATAAAAGGTACCCCGGGGATAACAGGCTGATCTTGCCCAAGAGCTCATATCGACGGCATGGTTTGGCACCTCGATGTCGGCTCGTCGCATCCTGGGGCTGGAGTAGGTCCCAAGGGTTGGGCTGTTCGCCCATTAAAGCGGTACGCGAGCTGGGTTTAGAACGTCGTGAGACAGTTCGGTCCCTATCCGCTGTGCGCGTAGGAAGCTTGAGAAGACCTGTCCCTAGTACGAGAGGACCGGGATGGACGAACCTCTGGTGTGTCAGTTGTTCTGCCAAGAGCACCGCTGATTAGCTACGTTCGGAAGTGATAACCGCTGAAAGCATCTAAGCGGGAAGCACGCTTCAAGATGAGGCTTCCATGCCCCTTGTGGGTGAGAGGCTCCCAGCTAGACGACTGGGTTGATAGGCCGGACGTGGAAGCACAGTAATGTGCGGAGCTGACCGGTACTAATAAGCCGATAACTTGATACACGAAGATGCTACGCGTCCACTATGCAACTCTGGAACAACACACAACCGTTCCACACCCCCTTTGACAGGTCCAGTCTCAGACCGGACCACGTCAGAGGGAAACTAACTGAACAGGTTGCGTGACCTTGCGTTCCACAAGGTTACGGCGGTCATAGCGAAGCGGGAAACGCCCGGACACATTCCGAACCCGGAAGCTAAGCCCTTCAGCGCCGATGGTACTGCACTGGTGACGGTGTGGGAGAGTAGGACACCGCCGGACAAACACACCCAAGGAAGGCCAGCACACACGTGCTGGCCTTCCTTGCGTTACGGCACGATGAGGGGCACAGTGCAGATGGCCCCCGTGGCAGAACCGAACTTATCCATAGCGTTGCCGGCTGGCCGGCGCAGAATCGAGTAGACGTGGCCGACGAGAAGCCGTCAGACGAGGGTTCGCCGTCGCGCGACCAGGAGCGTCAGGCCCGCTCGAGTCGGTGGGCCCGTCCGAGTGGTGCTGCCGATAAGGAACGCCCGACGTCGGAGCCGAAGGCTGAGCGTGATCGCTCGAACGAGGCCCGGCCCCCGGAGCGTGGTGAGCGTGGCCCCGATAGGCGAGGACAGGACGACGGCGCAGGGCGCCAGGGCGGGAGCTCCGAGGGCCAGCGGGACCGCGGGCGACCCGGTCGATCTGACGATCGGCGCGATGAGAGGTCTCGCGGGCGTGAGTCCGGAGCCGACCGGAGGCCGCAGGGCGATGGGCGAGGGCGCGGCTCGGGCGGCGGTCAACCGTCCGGCCGTGGCGAGCGCGACGATCGTTCGGGCGGCCGCTCGTACGGACGAGATGATCGTGGTGCGGGGCGCCAGTCCGGCGGTCGAGGCCGTGACAGCGAAGGCTATCGAGGCGACCGGGACCGGAACGCCGCGCCGCGGCGCTCGGGTCCGGACAGTGGCAGTCGCTCTAGCAGCACCTTCTCCGGGGATCGTGGTCGGAGCGCACCCCGAGGCGTTGCTGGGGGCCGGGACGATCGAGGACCCCGGTACGACGACCGCAGGACTGATCGGTCAGATGGTCCCACTCGCGGTCCACGCAGCTGGGATCGGCGGCGTGAGTCCGATGACAGCACCGCCCCGAGGCGCCGTGAGCCGGAGATTCCAGAAGGCATCACGGGCAAGGAACTTGACCGCAGCGTCTGGCAGCAGCTGCGCACTCTGACCAAGGAGAACGCCGAAGGTGTGGCGCAGCACCTCGCCGCCGCGGCGATGCTGCTGGATGAGGACGAAGAGCTTGCCCTCGACCATGCGCAGCATGCAGTGCGCCGCGCAGGACGGGTCCCGGCAGCGCGTGAGGCTCTGGGCCTCGTCCTTTATCGACGTGGTGAGTTCAGCGAGGCGCTGCGTGAGTTCCGGACGGCTCGACGACTGTCCGGGTCGAATCACCTGCTGCCGTACATGGTCGATTGTGAGCGTGGCCTCGGTCGTCCTGAGCGGGCGCTCGAGCTCGCTGCCTCAGCCGAGGCAAAGGGCTTGGCTGAGGCCGACAACATCGAGCTGGCCATCGTCGTCTCAGGTGTTCGACGTGACCTGGAGCAGTACGACGCAGCAGTGATGGGTCTGAGGATTCCCGCTCTGACGCGAGCCTCGGGACAGGCATGGTCTGCGCGACTGTTCTATGCCTATGCCGACGCTTTGCTGGCAACGGGCGATGAACAGGGTGCTCACGAGTGGTTCAGCAAGGCCCTTTCTGCAGATGCCAACGGCGAGACCGACGCCGCAGAGCGCCTCGCCGATCTCGAGGGACTCGTGGTCGAAGATCTGCTTGAGGAGGACGAGGTGGACGGCTCGTCCTCCACATCCCCAGATGTGCCCGGCGACGGTCCCCAGCGCTGAATCACGTTCTGTCTGCACACTTCTCGAGTTGGCAGTCTGGCCTCCTTAGCGACAGGAGGCAGCATGCCGACAGCACCAACGACGCCAGTGGCGTCCGTAAACGAGGTCAGACTGGTGGGACGGGTCAGCGGAGATCCGCAGACACGCGTCCTCCCGAGTGAGGACGAGCTAGTCACGTTCAGACTCGTCGTGGATCGCCCGACCGAGAAACGCAAGCCAAAGCCCGTCGTCGGGCGGACACCCAGTGTGGACACGTTTGACATCGCGTGCTGGTCGGCGACTACGCGCCGTCGGGCGGGTCTGCTGGTGCCGGGCGACGTCGTGGAGGTCAACGGATCACTGCGGCGGCGATTCTGGAAGGCCGGTGCGGGAGCTGTCAGTCGATGCGAGGTGGAGGCCACCACGATCGCGCGACTACGTCGTGCAGCATCGGCATGAGGCGCCCCGGCGAACGGGCCCACGCGTCATCTCCGACAATGTCTCGGGTGAGCCAACCATCGTTGAAACTGCAAGACGACACCTCGCTGCTTGACCAGTTCGCAGGCCTCATCTGCGATCTGGACGGTGTGGTCTACGAAGGTCCGACGGCGATCTCGGAGGCCATCCCCTCATTGCGCGAAGCGCGCGATCGTGGGCGCGGTGTCGTCTACGCGACCAACAACGCGTCGCGAGCACCGCAAGAAGTCGCGGATCAC includes these proteins:
- a CDS encoding single-stranded DNA-binding protein, encoding MPTAPTTPVASVNEVRLVGRVSGDPQTRVLPSEDELVTFRLVVDRPTEKRKPKPVVGRTPSVDTFDIACWSATTRRRAGLLVPGDVVEVNGSLRRRFWKAGAGAVSRCEVEATTIARLRRAASA